One region of Aminobacterium colombiense DSM 12261 genomic DNA includes:
- the hpf gene encoding ribosome hibernation-promoting factor, HPF/YfiA family has protein sequence MDVRFVARNAVIDDELRSYMREKVSKLGKFFNRILDNQVLVSFGRGMHNVEITSNANGVIMRSEESAPDMRKAFDKALKNIERQIKRHNDYLKDRALLRTRDISFNLEGFVETEPLLPAEEEIVKTKRFPLRPMTAKEATMQMELLGHEFFLFKNVETGLVNVVYKRKNGGFGLIEPLE, from the coding sequence ATGGACGTACGCTTTGTAGCACGAAATGCTGTAATTGACGACGAGCTCAGAAGTTACATGAGGGAGAAGGTTTCGAAATTAGGCAAGTTTTTTAACCGGATCCTTGATAACCAAGTGCTTGTGAGTTTCGGTCGCGGGATGCACAACGTTGAAATTACCTCCAACGCGAATGGTGTGATTATGCGAAGCGAGGAGAGTGCTCCTGATATGCGAAAAGCCTTTGACAAGGCTTTGAAGAATATTGAGCGTCAGATCAAACGGCATAACGATTATCTCAAAGACAGGGCCCTGTTGCGGACCCGTGATATATCCTTTAATCTCGAGGGCTTTGTGGAAACTGAGCCGTTGCTCCCAGCGGAAGAAGAGATAGTGAAGACCAAACGGTTTCCTCTTCGTCCTATGACGGCCAAAGAGGCGACAATGCAGATGGAGCTTCTGGGCCATGAGTTCTTTCTTTTCAAAAACGTAGAGACTGGTTTAGTTAATGTGGTGTATAAAAGGAAAAACGGTGGTTTTGGACTGATCGAGCCTTTAGAGTAA
- the surE gene encoding 5'/3'-nucleotidase SurE produces the protein MKLLLTNDDGVFAPGLMTMAAHLADKGYSWAVVAPDRERSSVGHAITLTRPLRLWSVSQGLYPEGQNVNACDGTPSDCVVLGIEEVQPETDMVISGINSGPNVGDDLTYSGTVSAAMEGVIMGCPSIAVSLNCSSRDDTCHYRTAAVVVEKILKVIEKEPLEEGVLLNVNVPNLSLTLLRGVKVTRKGVRLYEGKVTKLRDPHGRAYYWVSGRPEDQLVEGCDVWALANGYVSITPVHMDMTHYPSLERYSENGLQKINF, from the coding sequence GTGAAATTACTTTTAACGAATGACGATGGAGTATTTGCACCAGGACTTATGACCATGGCAGCTCACCTCGCTGATAAGGGATATTCATGGGCCGTAGTGGCTCCAGATCGTGAAAGAAGCAGTGTGGGACACGCTATAACCTTGACCCGCCCCCTTCGTCTGTGGAGTGTGAGCCAGGGACTTTATCCCGAGGGACAGAATGTGAACGCTTGCGACGGCACTCCATCGGATTGCGTTGTTTTGGGAATAGAGGAAGTGCAGCCTGAAACAGATATGGTTATTTCGGGAATCAACAGCGGCCCTAATGTGGGAGATGACCTGACCTATTCCGGCACTGTTTCGGCAGCTATGGAAGGGGTCATTATGGGATGCCCGTCAATAGCGGTGTCGTTGAATTGCAGCAGCCGTGATGATACCTGCCATTACAGAACAGCCGCCGTCGTAGTGGAAAAAATATTGAAAGTCATTGAGAAAGAACCGCTGGAAGAAGGAGTATTGCTCAATGTAAATGTTCCTAATCTCTCCTTAACCTTATTGAGAGGCGTCAAGGTTACCCGTAAAGGGGTGCGTCTTTACGAAGGGAAAGTTACGAAACTTCGAGATCCCCACGGACGGGCATATTATTGGGTTTCAGGCCGGCCGGAAGACCAGCTTGTGGAAGGCTGCGACGTCTGGGCTCTGGCCAATGGTTATGTCTCTATAACGCCAGTCCATATGGACATGACTCACTATCCGTCACTGGAGCGATACAGCGAGAACGGACTTCAAAAAATAAACTTTTAG
- a CDS encoding ATP-dependent helicase — translation MSVADSILDKLNPRQQEAVRYCDGPLLVLAGAGSGKTRVLAHKIAYLIEKGYASPKGILAVTFTNKAAREMGERVQALVGAKASAMQVSTFHSFGLHFLFRNSDQLEFLGLRKGFAIFDRNDSRSLVKKIMEDLKLDPKQIDPTNVLDHISKAKTEGNHKTLEPVGLEGIEHEVYRKYHDELRRQNAVDFDDLLILPLHLLMVDEKLREQEQSRLDWILVDEYQDVNKPQYFLLRRLIGTKGNIMVVGDPDQSIYGWRGADMTMILNFEKDFPAAKVVVLDQNYRSTGNILKAANAVIISNERRRKKNLWTARDMGEKIYVLLAPNEYQEADFILSEMHRLHNFCGYRYGDMAVLYRINAMSRIYEQKCIEKGVPYRVVRGTAFYDRKEIKDVLSFMRLAVNPLDGASLGRIANVPTRGIGKKSQEKLMEGLGAIPEMEAEQLWRAVADGKDLGLTGKAKIGAMELGRHMFNIIKRSGSFHDVLLYILDSIEYEDQLKKDDPEGWEERVENIRELGSLVTSGGDLAEVLAEVALFTDLETTDMDDLEAVNFLTLHAAKGLEFPVVFLVGLEEAIFPHFKCLEVQESLEEERRLCYVGMTRAEEKLYMSGARSRRLFGTVFRNGLSRFLWEIPDGNKNVDDRGEEERTNAGFGSDRRRWGW, via the coding sequence ATGAGTGTAGCTGATTCTATTTTAGATAAACTGAACCCAAGGCAGCAAGAGGCAGTGCGTTATTGTGATGGGCCACTCCTTGTACTGGCAGGGGCGGGGAGTGGTAAAACCCGTGTCTTAGCCCATAAAATAGCTTATCTCATCGAGAAGGGGTACGCTTCACCCAAGGGCATTTTAGCTGTGACCTTTACAAACAAAGCAGCCAGGGAAATGGGGGAGAGAGTGCAGGCCTTGGTCGGAGCCAAGGCTTCGGCAATGCAGGTAAGCACCTTCCATTCTTTTGGTCTCCACTTTCTTTTTCGCAATAGCGACCAGCTGGAATTTCTCGGTCTCAGAAAAGGCTTTGCCATCTTTGACCGGAACGATAGCCGTTCTCTTGTAAAGAAAATTATGGAGGATCTAAAGCTTGATCCAAAACAGATAGATCCGACCAACGTCCTTGACCATATTTCAAAGGCTAAAACAGAAGGAAACCATAAAACCCTTGAGCCTGTAGGTCTTGAAGGAATAGAACATGAGGTCTATAGAAAATATCATGACGAACTTCGCAGGCAGAATGCTGTAGATTTTGACGACCTTCTTATTTTGCCTCTTCACCTTCTTATGGTTGACGAAAAACTTCGTGAGCAAGAGCAATCCCGTCTGGACTGGATTCTTGTTGATGAATATCAGGACGTTAACAAACCCCAGTATTTCTTGCTTCGCAGACTTATTGGGACAAAAGGAAATATTATGGTAGTAGGCGACCCTGATCAGTCTATTTATGGTTGGCGGGGAGCCGATATGACCATGATTCTTAATTTTGAGAAAGATTTCCCGGCGGCCAAGGTGGTAGTTCTTGATCAGAACTATCGGTCTACAGGAAATATATTAAAAGCGGCCAATGCAGTTATTATCAGCAACGAACGCAGAAGGAAAAAGAACCTCTGGACAGCAAGGGATATGGGAGAAAAAATTTATGTCCTCCTCGCCCCTAACGAATACCAGGAGGCAGATTTTATTTTATCTGAGATGCATAGACTTCATAATTTCTGCGGGTACAGGTATGGGGACATGGCGGTATTGTATCGGATAAATGCCATGAGCCGCATATACGAACAAAAATGCATAGAAAAAGGGGTTCCATATCGAGTTGTGCGAGGCACCGCTTTCTATGATCGTAAAGAGATTAAAGATGTGCTTTCATTTATGCGTTTGGCTGTGAATCCTCTCGATGGCGCCTCATTAGGAAGAATAGCAAACGTTCCGACCCGTGGGATTGGTAAGAAAAGCCAGGAAAAGCTTATGGAGGGCCTTGGGGCCATTCCTGAAATGGAAGCTGAACAGCTATGGAGAGCTGTGGCCGATGGAAAAGATCTGGGGTTGACGGGAAAAGCCAAGATTGGTGCGATGGAATTAGGCCGTCATATGTTTAATATTATAAAAAGATCAGGTAGTTTTCATGATGTTCTTCTTTATATTCTTGATAGTATAGAATATGAGGATCAGTTGAAAAAAGACGACCCCGAAGGATGGGAAGAGCGGGTAGAAAATATACGTGAGTTAGGCTCTTTGGTCACTAGTGGTGGTGATCTCGCGGAGGTTCTGGCTGAAGTAGCCCTTTTTACAGACCTTGAAACTACAGATATGGATGATCTTGAAGCTGTGAACTTCCTTACCCTCCACGCAGCCAAAGGACTCGAGTTCCCAGTAGTATTTCTTGTGGGGCTCGAAGAAGCGATCTTCCCTCATTTTAAATGTCTTGAGGTTCAGGAAAGTCTCGAAGAAGAACGGCGTCTGTGCTATGTTGGTATGACTCGGGCTGAAGAGAAACTTTATATGTCTGGCGCCCGGAGTCGACGCCTTTTTGGCACAGTGTTCCGTAATGGGCTTTCCCGGTTCTTATGGGAGATTCCAGACGGAAATAAAAATGTTGATGATCGAGGCGAGGAGGAGAGGACCAATGCTGGTTTTGGGAGTGACAGGAGACGTTGGGGCTGGTAA
- the coaE gene encoding dephospho-CoA kinase (Dephospho-CoA kinase (CoaE) performs the final step in coenzyme A biosynthesis.) — translation MLVLGVTGDVGAGKSTVSQIWKSLGATIIDADALAHEAWKDTTVLRRASERWGTQVLLGNGHINPSVVASIVFSDMTEYEWVCDMIHPFVRIEMERKVASLQGWVIAEIPLLFENRIPWWVDLSVYVTAPLDLRLARNEVRGWNKEEIERRERFLRNAEEKRAEADLVIRNDSSIDTLEQSLSRYAALFKKMAALCEIRGYSSDELVIRKAAIRLGASGQVTRIEIVPLTNALVRGGSLSMNKRYMMRAYSCEFYWAFVERTLTEEGLEETELISIRRLSRSLRNELVEEIIG, via the coding sequence ATGCTGGTTTTGGGAGTGACAGGAGACGTTGGGGCTGGTAAGTCAACTGTAAGCCAAATCTGGAAAAGCCTTGGCGCTACTATTATCGATGCCGATGCATTAGCCCATGAGGCGTGGAAAGACACCACAGTGCTTCGTAGGGCAAGTGAGCGTTGGGGAACCCAGGTCCTTCTTGGAAATGGCCATATAAATCCGTCGGTGGTGGCCTCCATTGTTTTCTCCGATATGACGGAGTATGAATGGGTTTGTGACATGATCCATCCATTTGTCCGTATCGAAATGGAACGGAAAGTTGCCTCTCTACAAGGATGGGTTATAGCGGAGATTCCCCTTCTTTTTGAAAACAGGATTCCCTGGTGGGTCGATCTCTCTGTTTACGTAACAGCCCCCCTTGATCTTCGCCTAGCAAGAAACGAAGTGCGGGGATGGAACAAAGAAGAAATAGAACGTCGCGAACGTTTTCTCCGTAACGCTGAAGAAAAGCGCGCTGAAGCCGATCTGGTTATACGCAATGATAGCTCAATTGACACTCTTGAACAGAGTCTGAGCCGATATGCGGCCTTATTTAAGAAAATGGCCGCTCTTTGCGAAATAAGAGGCTATTCTTCCGATGAACTTGTTATACGGAAGGCCGCCATACGATTAGGAGCCTCTGGTCAGGTCACAAGAATTGAAATAGTGCCCTTGACAAACGCTCTGGTTCGAGGCGGTTCCCTTTCTATGAACAAAAGATATATGATGAGGGCCTATTCATGTGAGTTTTATTGGGCCTTTGTTGAAAGGACATTGACAGAAGAGGGACTTGAAGAAACTGAGCTTATTTCGATTCGCCGCCTTTCTCGCTCTCTTCGGAACGAGCTAGTGGAGGAGATCATTGGGTGA
- the hypB gene encoding hydrogenase nickel incorporation protein HypB produces MAKVYKIRQSVMAADEEFARRMRDESHHRGILVINIIGSPGAGKTTLLEATKKAASFRFAVIEGDIATSRDAERLSKLGVPAIQINTHGGCHLEANLVSKAFKELPLEDLDVIFIENVGNLVCPAEFDIGEDMKVAVSSVPEGADKPLKYPHLFSEAKAVLLTKMDLAPYVPFDMDLYKNDLQHLNPRVECIEIEALNGKGIDRWVSLVETWLKEKRSV; encoded by the coding sequence ATGGCGAAAGTATATAAAATAAGGCAGTCTGTTATGGCCGCCGATGAAGAATTTGCCCGCCGGATGAGGGATGAAAGCCATCACCGTGGCATTCTTGTGATCAATATTATTGGTTCCCCCGGAGCTGGAAAGACCACCCTTCTCGAAGCTACAAAAAAGGCGGCCTCCTTCAGGTTTGCCGTTATCGAAGGAGATATTGCCACATCGCGAGATGCCGAGCGGTTGTCTAAACTGGGAGTTCCTGCTATTCAGATAAATACCCATGGGGGCTGCCATCTCGAAGCGAATCTTGTGAGTAAGGCTTTTAAAGAGCTTCCTCTTGAAGATCTTGATGTTATTTTTATAGAGAATGTAGGGAATTTAGTGTGCCCCGCGGAATTTGATATCGGCGAAGATATGAAGGTCGCGGTGAGCAGCGTTCCAGAAGGTGCTGATAAACCCCTCAAATACCCCCACCTTTTTTCTGAGGCAAAGGCAGTGCTGCTGACAAAAATGGATCTGGCCCCCTACGTCCCCTTCGATATGGATCTCTACAAAAATGATTTGCAGCATCTGAACCCGCGTGTGGAATGTATAGAAATAGAAGCTTTGAACGGAAAAGGGATTGACCGATGGGTGTCACTAGTTGAAACATGGTTGAAGGAGAAACGTTCTGTATGA
- a CDS encoding site-2 protease family protein, with the protein MFHFPSLPELLLSLPAVLWAITFHEFCHGYMAYLLGDPTAERAGRLSLNPLAHLDPVGALMLLVFRFGWAKPVPIDTRYFKKPRRDLFLVSIAGVTGNILTAFAIGLLIRLFPSFFLGNSALRLFMFLMVAINVGLAVFNLIPIPPLDGSKILYVLLPPQWLEKYFWLEQYGFIILMVLLALGVIQAFMNPIVFLLIRWIL; encoded by the coding sequence ATGTTCCATTTTCCATCCCTTCCTGAATTATTATTAAGCCTCCCTGCCGTATTATGGGCCATAACATTCCATGAATTTTGCCATGGCTATATGGCCTATCTTTTAGGAGACCCTACGGCTGAAAGAGCAGGCCGTTTATCCCTCAACCCCCTGGCCCATCTCGACCCCGTAGGGGCGCTGATGCTTCTTGTTTTTCGTTTTGGATGGGCAAAACCGGTCCCCATAGATACGCGCTATTTTAAGAAGCCCAGGCGTGATCTTTTTCTTGTTTCCATTGCCGGTGTAACAGGGAATATTCTGACCGCTTTTGCAATAGGACTGCTTATACGTCTTTTCCCGAGTTTCTTTTTGGGAAATTCCGCCCTCCGTCTCTTTATGTTCCTCATGGTGGCTATCAATGTGGGGCTGGCGGTGTTTAATCTGATCCCAATTCCTCCCCTCGACGGTTCGAAGATTCTGTATGTTCTTCTACCGCCGCAGTGGCTTGAAAAATATTTTTGGCTCGAACAGTATGGGTTTATTATTCTCATGGTTCTTCTTGCCCTAGGAGTTATTCAGGCCTTTATGAACCCCATTGTCTTTTTGTTGATACGTTGGATTCTATAA
- a CDS encoding CBS domain-containing protein, which translates to MKVITSHMGNDFDSIASMVAASKLYPDAVLSLSGSTSRTVRDFLRKFPQRWPIVTPRKVRKDEVTQLIIVDTRSRSRIGPYVTLLGRKDVSVHVYDHHPPSFDDIDGELMVIDPVGATTTLLVEILLERQIPITPHEATLFAMGIYEDTGGLTFGGTTERDFHAISRLKELGADLTIIPSHIEMSFSAPERRILDLLIENAWVRYINGARVVLSYTSSPVYVDGLSLFVHRLRDYFAAEIAIAAVRMEKRTYVVARSHESILDVSKFLAHLGGGGHPQAASVTLHNVRPLSILESLEKKLEESIQPRIKVEDIMTSPVMAVEPDSSVNDAYRTMIRYGHSALPVVYGEKVKGIITRKDLDKAQLHGFGLALVREFMTEGVISVSKEASIAEAHRILVFHNIGRLPVLDGHVLVGIVTRTDLIRALYPESLPPEERKIAPEMPWTDNLEHLLKETLTPRQYEILIYLGKEAQSLGMKAYIVGGIVRDIMLGRESLDLDVVVEGNAVDFLKSINQEGCHISLHERYKTGSLIFSDGMKVDVATARREFYEYPLAQPRVSSDSLKHDLYRRDFTINAMAVSITPDSWGTLIDYFGGRRDLNKKTLKVLHNLSFVEDPTRVIRGIRLEQRLNFHLEDNTLRLLHSCLKGGLLARLSGYRLRSELELTMQEKAPFPALKRMAELGVWDILFPGLRIGKTAVRTIRRLSAFLARISRDFPDFRGYEWLAFLAALAIESHETVQFAILDRLSLAPRERDIMVQSLDGLRAAEQDLGGRTLVKNSEIYGYLREISPVTALFWSAATERWRVRRRILSYLTRLYRTKSHLTGRDLIEMGYRGGPQIGEILSQLRDRCLNEELTTLEEEVAWIKNNFPLELRQTKRH; encoded by the coding sequence GTGAAAGTAATAACGAGTCATATGGGAAATGATTTTGATTCCATCGCAAGTATGGTAGCGGCGTCTAAATTATACCCCGACGCTGTCCTTTCCCTGTCTGGTTCCACGAGCCGGACGGTGCGGGATTTCTTGAGGAAATTTCCGCAGCGCTGGCCAATTGTGACTCCTCGCAAAGTGCGTAAGGATGAAGTTACTCAGCTGATTATCGTCGATACTCGGTCTCGATCCCGGATTGGTCCCTATGTTACATTGCTTGGGCGCAAAGATGTTTCGGTTCATGTGTACGATCACCACCCTCCCTCTTTCGACGATATTGATGGAGAACTTATGGTCATAGACCCCGTTGGGGCCACTACCACCTTACTTGTAGAGATTCTTCTTGAACGGCAGATACCAATTACACCCCATGAAGCGACCCTTTTTGCCATGGGAATTTACGAAGACACAGGAGGCTTAACCTTTGGCGGCACGACGGAGAGGGACTTTCATGCCATCTCCAGACTCAAAGAGTTAGGAGCCGATCTGACAATCATCCCTTCCCATATAGAGATGAGCTTCTCTGCCCCTGAGCGGCGAATTCTTGATCTCCTTATCGAGAACGCCTGGGTTCGTTATATAAACGGCGCTCGGGTAGTTCTTTCATACACATCTTCCCCTGTATATGTGGACGGCCTTTCTCTCTTCGTTCATCGACTTAGAGATTATTTTGCCGCAGAGATAGCCATTGCGGCTGTCCGCATGGAGAAGAGAACCTATGTAGTGGCGCGAAGCCACGAGAGCATTCTGGATGTATCGAAGTTTCTCGCCCATCTCGGTGGAGGGGGACATCCCCAGGCCGCCTCTGTGACTTTGCATAATGTGCGCCCTCTATCTATACTGGAAAGTCTTGAAAAAAAGCTGGAGGAATCCATTCAGCCCCGTATCAAAGTGGAAGATATAATGACTAGCCCAGTTATGGCTGTGGAGCCGGATTCTTCGGTGAATGATGCCTACAGGACCATGATAAGGTATGGTCACTCCGCCCTCCCAGTTGTTTATGGAGAAAAGGTCAAGGGCATCATTACCAGGAAAGACCTTGACAAGGCCCAGCTTCACGGTTTTGGCCTGGCTCTCGTGAGGGAATTTATGACGGAGGGCGTTATTTCAGTATCAAAAGAAGCTTCCATAGCAGAGGCCCATCGGATTCTTGTTTTTCACAATATAGGCCGTCTTCCTGTGCTTGACGGCCATGTTTTGGTCGGGATAGTGACCCGTACAGATCTCATCCGGGCTCTCTATCCAGAATCCCTCCCCCCTGAAGAAAGAAAGATAGCTCCAGAGATGCCGTGGACAGATAACCTGGAACATCTTTTAAAAGAAACTCTTACTCCGCGCCAGTATGAAATTCTTATTTATCTGGGAAAGGAAGCTCAGTCTCTCGGCATGAAAGCCTATATCGTTGGAGGTATTGTGAGGGATATTATGCTTGGCAGAGAGAGCCTTGACCTTGATGTGGTTGTAGAAGGAAACGCAGTGGATTTCTTGAAAAGCATAAATCAGGAAGGGTGTCACATATCGTTGCACGAGCGTTATAAGACAGGTTCCCTCATTTTTTCTGATGGCATGAAAGTTGATGTGGCCACAGCCCGTCGCGAGTTCTACGAGTACCCATTGGCCCAGCCCAGGGTATCCAGCGATTCCCTAAAGCATGATTTGTATCGTAGAGACTTTACCATTAACGCTATGGCTGTTTCCATAACCCCTGATTCCTGGGGAACTCTTATCGATTACTTCGGCGGACGAAGGGACTTGAATAAAAAAACACTGAAAGTACTCCATAACCTGAGTTTTGTTGAAGATCCCACAAGGGTCATCCGGGGCATACGTCTTGAGCAGCGTCTTAATTTTCACTTGGAAGATAATACTCTTCGCCTTTTGCATAGTTGTTTAAAAGGCGGTCTTCTGGCCCGGCTTTCAGGTTATCGTCTTCGCAGCGAACTTGAATTGACCATGCAGGAAAAGGCTCCTTTCCCTGCGTTAAAGCGGATGGCCGAACTCGGTGTATGGGATATTCTCTTTCCCGGATTACGTATTGGAAAGACAGCTGTGCGGACTATTCGCCGTCTTTCTGCTTTTCTTGCCCGTATATCAAGAGATTTTCCTGACTTCAGAGGATATGAATGGCTGGCGTTTCTCGCTGCCCTAGCCATAGAATCTCATGAAACAGTTCAGTTTGCTATTCTTGACCGTTTGAGTCTGGCACCAAGAGAACGGGATATCATGGTACAATCCCTTGACGGCCTTCGTGCGGCAGAGCAGGATCTGGGAGGTCGAACCCTTGTAAAGAACTCTGAAATTTATGGTTATCTCCGTGAGATATCGCCTGTAACGGCCTTGTTCTGGAGCGCTGCTACGGAACGCTGGCGGGTGAGGCGTCGGATTCTTTCTTACTTGACTCGCCTTTATAGAACTAAGAGCCACCTGACAGGTCGCGATCTGATAGAGATGGGGTACAGGGGGGGGCCTCAGATCGGAGAGATTTTATCTCAGCTGAGAGATCGTTGTTTAAACGAAGAACTGACTACCCTCGAAGAGGAAGTAGCCTGGATAAAAAACAACTTCCCCTTAGAGTTGCGACAAACAAAGCGCCATTGA
- the hypA gene encoding hydrogenase maturation nickel metallochaperone HypA — protein MHEMSLVESVIESLLELKGQHGWKRIEKVTLHVGAMRQVIPDVMMFAYEVATEGTPLEGSRMEIKQIPMGFQCKGCLKEWGEDQMDFICPFCGSYEVNVLSGMELDIESVEVEEDHGESI, from the coding sequence ATGCATGAAATGTCTCTTGTGGAGTCTGTGATTGAATCTCTTCTTGAGTTGAAAGGCCAGCACGGCTGGAAACGGATAGAGAAAGTAACCCTTCATGTCGGAGCCATGCGTCAGGTCATTCCTGATGTTATGATGTTTGCCTATGAGGTGGCAACAGAAGGGACTCCCCTTGAAGGTTCTCGTATGGAAATTAAGCAAATACCCATGGGCTTTCAATGCAAGGGTTGCCTTAAAGAATGGGGAGAGGATCAAATGGATTTTATTTGCCCTTTCTGTGGAAGTTACGAAGTAAATGTTCTATCTGGTATGGAACTGGATATAGAGTCTGTGGAGGTGGAAGAGGACCATGGCGAAAGTATATAA
- a CDS encoding 2-hydroxyacid dehydrogenase, whose product MALPKVYVTQRILKEGMDLLNGHVDYKMWRGEGAPDRATLLREVQDVEGLLSMPANAIDDELFSHAPKLKVVSQHAVGFDNIDIEAAKRHGIMICNTPDVLTDATADLAFTLLLAAARRLVECSEYLRRGQWTTWYPDMWLGMDTAGKKLGIVGFGQIGQAVARRAKGFGMSICYYNPSAKPAAEKELGAQRVSLDKLLQTSDYVTLHCPLKDETRSLIGERELRMMKPTAILVNTSRGLVVDQKALCKALSEKWIWAAGLDVFAKEPVPLDEPLLTLPNVTVMPHMGSATYDSRGGMSRLAAQNLIDALEGRQPLYVVNP is encoded by the coding sequence TTGGCTTTGCCTAAAGTATATGTCACCCAAAGGATTTTAAAAGAGGGAATGGACCTTCTCAATGGACATGTGGATTATAAAATGTGGAGAGGGGAGGGAGCCCCAGATCGCGCAACTCTGTTACGGGAGGTTCAGGACGTGGAAGGGCTTCTTTCAATGCCGGCAAACGCAATTGACGACGAGCTTTTTTCCCATGCTCCAAAACTGAAAGTTGTGAGTCAGCACGCGGTAGGATTTGATAATATCGATATTGAAGCGGCAAAACGTCATGGGATCATGATCTGCAATACCCCTGATGTTTTAACTGACGCCACTGCTGATCTGGCTTTCACTTTGTTGTTGGCAGCAGCGCGCCGCCTCGTGGAGTGCAGCGAGTATTTGAGGAGAGGCCAGTGGACTACCTGGTATCCGGATATGTGGCTTGGAATGGATACAGCTGGCAAGAAACTTGGCATTGTGGGCTTTGGACAAATTGGGCAAGCAGTGGCCAGGCGGGCAAAGGGTTTTGGCATGTCCATCTGTTACTATAATCCATCAGCGAAGCCAGCGGCGGAAAAAGAGTTGGGAGCCCAGAGGGTTTCACTAGATAAATTGCTTCAAACGTCTGATTATGTGACCCTTCACTGCCCTTTGAAGGATGAAACGCGCAGTCTCATTGGAGAGCGAGAGCTGCGAATGATGAAACCTACAGCGATTCTGGTGAATACTTCCCGCGGCCTGGTGGTGGATCAAAAGGCCTTGTGTAAGGCTTTGTCAGAAAAATGGATATGGGCTGCAGGCCTCGATGTTTTTGCAAAGGAGCCGGTACCTTTGGACGAGCCCCTCCTTACCCTTCCGAACGTGACAGTTATGCCCCATATGGGAAGTGCCACGTACGATTCCAGGGGGGGCATGAGCCGCCTTGCCGCGCAAAACTTGATTGATGCCCTGGAAGGACGGCAACCGCTTTATGTGGTAAACCCATAA
- a CDS encoding pyridoxal phosphate-dependent aminotransferase, whose translation MHISQRAKRMEPSATLVVTAKAKALKREGKPIISFGAGEPDFPSPSSALRYAEEAMEREQTHYTPAAGIPELKEAVCSYYKNHFGLTYESNQVLVGAGAKPLLYEALGCIVDPGDEVLVFTPAWVSYVEQIRLFEGKEVLIDTSSTGYVPNLDVVRQAITPRTRCMMLNTPNNPTGAVYDEKTLKGLAELAVEKNIVIIYDEIYERLVYGHARHHQILNLCPEAKDLTIIVNGVSKAFAMTGWRIGYALGPTEIIATMGSFQGHLTSNACSVAQWAAVGALREANNDVIAMHSQFSKRKDLAVSLLKDMPLITFQEPQGAFYVWINIEKTFGKKHGNTLITDDSSFCSALLDSKYVAGVPGTAFMVPGYMRISYSNSTEEITEGMGRLKEFLEEIK comes from the coding sequence ATGCATATTTCCCAACGGGCAAAGAGAATGGAACCCTCCGCGACCCTTGTTGTCACAGCAAAGGCTAAAGCACTCAAACGGGAGGGAAAACCTATAATTTCCTTTGGTGCCGGTGAACCGGATTTTCCTTCTCCTTCTTCGGCTCTGCGATATGCAGAAGAGGCAATGGAAAGAGAGCAAACCCACTACACCCCCGCAGCAGGCATTCCTGAACTTAAGGAAGCTGTATGTTCATACTACAAGAATCACTTTGGACTTACATACGAAAGCAATCAGGTTCTTGTAGGGGCAGGCGCCAAGCCTCTTCTCTATGAAGCCCTAGGCTGCATTGTAGATCCAGGCGATGAAGTTCTAGTTTTTACTCCGGCATGGGTGAGCTATGTGGAACAGATTCGCCTTTTTGAAGGAAAAGAAGTGCTCATAGACACATCAAGCACCGGGTATGTTCCCAACCTCGACGTAGTACGCCAAGCCATCACTCCGCGAACACGATGCATGATGCTCAATACGCCAAACAACCCTACCGGCGCTGTCTACGACGAGAAAACCCTTAAAGGACTCGCGGAACTTGCCGTGGAAAAAAACATTGTCATCATCTATGACGAAATATATGAACGCCTTGTCTATGGCCATGCCAGACACCACCAGATCCTCAATCTTTGCCCAGAAGCCAAAGATTTGACCATCATCGTAAACGGCGTAAGCAAGGCCTTCGCCATGACTGGCTGGCGCATAGGCTATGCTCTCGGCCCCACAGAGATAATAGCCACTATGGGTTCTTTTCAGGGGCACCTTACATCCAATGCCTGTTCTGTGGCCCAATGGGCGGCGGTGGGAGCCCTTCGAGAGGCAAACAATGATGTAATCGCCATGCACAGTCAATTCAGCAAACGGAAAGACCTTGCTGTCAGTCTTCTTAAAGATATGCCGCTCATCACCTTTCAGGAACCTCAGGGCGCCTTCTATGTATGGATCAATATAGAGAAGACCTTTGGCAAAAAACACGGGAATACACTTATCACAGATGATAGCTCTTTCTGCTCAGCCCTTCTCGACAGCAAGTATGTAGCGGGCGTACCAGGAACAGCCTTTATGGTGCCTGGATATATGCGCATCTCCTATTCGAACTCAACAGAAGAAATTACGGAGGGAATGGGGCGCCTCAAAGAATTTCTTGAGGAAATTAAATAA